A stretch of the Leguminivora glycinivorella isolate SPB_JAAS2020 chromosome 2, LegGlyc_1.1, whole genome shotgun sequence genome encodes the following:
- the LOC125236780 gene encoding glucose transporter type 1-like, which translates to MSGGTTGPLLYSVSAAVLGMLQFGFNTGVINAPRAFIETFIKEQHQVDADRSSFLFSVIVSIFAVGGMIGCPLASWVAEKHGRKNALLINAAFGVIAAALMAFSKLAGSVEMIIIGRFLIGINCGFATTASPTYVSEVAPLRLRGAFGTVNQLAVSFGLIFAQILGIDAILGSDEGWPWLLGIAIIPSGLQCMMLPFAPETPRFLLLTVRDEQKARMALIKIRGNSEIDNEINDMHAEDRAERQEEKFTIWGLVTDQSLRTPLIIGIVMHLSQQWGGINAVLYYSSTIFEGAGLMPKDARLASIGVGSMLFIMALVSIPLMDRLGRRTLQLGGLGGMTLFSVLMTIAFFTYEGNKTMSVFAVIFTLLYVAFFGVGPSSIPWMILSELFGQSARSAAVSIGALVNWFANFIVGITFIPMKDSLGHYVFLPYTVFLILFFIFTYFKLPETKNRSIEEVTAFFKK; encoded by the coding sequence ATGTCCGGAGGAACAACAGGCCCCCTGTTGTACTCGGTGAGCGCGGCCGTGCTGGGCATGCTCCAGTTCGGTTTCAACACCGGCGTCATCAACGCGCCGCGCGCCTTCATCGAGACTTTTATCAAAGAACAGCACCAGGTCGACGCCGACCGAAGCTCCTTTCTCTTCAGCGTTATTGTTTCCATCTTTGCCGTTGGCGGAATGATCGGTTGTCCGCTAGCCAGCTGGGTTGCGGAGAAGCACGGACGCAAAAATGCTTTACTCATAAATGCGGCATTCGGTGTCATAGCGGCAGCTCTTATGGCCTTCAGCAAACTTGCGGGTTCAGTGGAAATGATCATAATTGGCAGATTCCTCATAGGCATCAATTGCGGCTTCGCCACGACTGCATCGCCGACTTATGTATCTGAAGTGGCCCCGCTGAGACTACGCGGCGCGTTTGGCACAGTTAATCAATTAGCAGTCTCTTTTGGCCTAATTTTCGCACAAATCCTAGGAATAGATGCTATATTAGGTAGTGACGAAGGTTGGCCGTGGCTCCTCGGGATTGCGATAATTCCCTCCGGCTTGCAATGCATGATGTTGCCTTTCGCTCCTGAAACGCCAAGGTTTCTTTTGCTTACGGTTCGTGATGAGCAAAAAGCGAGGATGGCACTTATTAAAATTCGAGGTAACTCTGAAATTGACAACGAGATTAACGACATGCACGCGGAAGACAGAGCCGAGAGACAAGAAGAGAAATTTACCATATGGGGCTTGGTCACTGACCAATCTCTCCGAACTCCGCTCATAATAGGTATAGTCATGCACTTGTCACAGCAGTGGGGAGGGATCAACGCTGTTTTATATTACTCTTCTACTATTTTCGAGGGTGCCGGACTCATGCCTAAGGATGCCCGGTTGGCTTCTATCGGCGTGGGTAGTATGTTATTCATCATGGCACTGGTGTCTATTCCACTGATGGACCGCCTAGGCAGACGGACGCTGCAGCTCGGCGGCCTGGGTGGAATGACCTTGTTCTCAGTTCTCATGACGATAGCGTTTTTCACTTACGAGGGTAACAAAACAATGAGCGTGTTCGCTGTTATCTTCACGCTGTTATACGTCGCGTTCTTCGGCGTGGGCCCGAGCTCGATCCCGTGGATGATCCTGTCGGAGCTGTTCGGGCAGTCGGCCCGCAGCGCCGCCGTCAGTATCGGCGCGCTCGTCAACTGGTTCGCCAATTTTATTGTGGGTATCACATTTATACCGATGAAAGATTCACTGGGACACTATGTATTTTTACCGTATACGGTATTTCTGATATTATTCTTTATATTCACCTATTTTAAATTGCCCGAAACAAAGAACAGATCTATCGAGGAAGTAACTGCATTTTTCAAGAAGTAA
- the LOC125236768 gene encoding glucose transporter type 1-like isoform X1: MLKYRVPNVTKMATEITGPLLYSVSAAVLGMLQFGYNTGVINAPREFIETFITDQYQTEESRSSFIFGIIVSIFAVGGMIGCPLASWVAEKQGRKMALLLNAAFGVIAAALMAFSKLAGSVEMIIIGRFLIGINCGFATTVSPTYVSEVAPLNLRGAFGTVNQLAVAFGLIFSQVLGIDAILGSDDGWPWLFGIALIPSGLQCLMVPFAAESPRFLLLTNGDEQKAITALVKIRGHPNIENEINDMNAEGNAEKQEKKFTVWDLISNRSLRTPLIIGIVMHLSQQWGGINAVLYYSSTIFEGAGLEPDEARLASIGVGSMLFVMALVSIPLMDRLGRRTLQLGGLAGMTLFSVLMTVAFFTYEDNQTMSIFAVIFTLLYVGSFGMGPSSIPWMILSEMFGQSARSAAVSIGALVNWFANFIIGITFIPMKDALGNYLFLPYTGLLIIFFIFTYFKLPETKNKTIEEVTALFA; encoded by the exons ATGTTAAAATACAG AGTGCCGAACGTGACGAAGATGGCTACAGAAATAACAGGCCCCCTGTTGTACTCGGTGAGCGCGGCCGTGCTGGGCATGCTCCAGTTCGGGTACAACACCGGCGTCATCAACGCGCCGCGCGAGTTCATCGAGACCTTCATCACTGACCAGTACCAGACTGAGGAAAGCCGCAGCTCTTTTATATTCGGTATAATTGTTTCCATCTTTGCCGTCGGAGGTATGATCGGCTGTCCGCTTGCTAGCTGGGTTGCGGAGAAACAAGGACGCAAAATGGCTCTCCTCCTCAATGCAGCATTTGGAGTTATCGCGGCCGCTTTAATGGCCTTCAGCAAGCTTGCCGGATCCGTAGAAATGATAATTATCGGTAGATTTCTTATCGGAATCAACTGTGGCTTTGCCACGACTGTTTCGCCTACTTACGTGTCTGAAGTGGCCCCATTAAATCTACGAGGGGCTTTTGGAACAGTCAATCAATTAGCAGTAGCTTTCGGCTTAATCTTTTCACAGGTTCTTGGCATAGATGCTATATTAGGGAGTGACGATGGTTGGCCCTGGCTGTTCGGCATTGCACTGATTCCTTCAGGTCTTCAATGCTTGATGGTACCTTTCGCTGCTGAATCGCCTAGGTTCCTTTTGCTCACAAATGGTGATGAACAAAAAGCCATAACGGCACTCGTTAAAATTAGAGGTCACCCAAATATTGAGAACGAGATTAACGACATGAACGCGGAAGGCAATGccgaaaaacaagaaaaaaagttTACCGTTTGGGATCTAATAAGCAACCGGTCCCTGCGCACTCCGCTTATAATCGGAATAGTTATGCATTTATCGCAGCAATGGGGAGGTATCAATGCTGTTTTGTATTATTCTTCAACTATTTTCGAAGGCGCGGGTCTGGAGCCTGATGAGGCCCGCTTGGCTTCTATCGGCGTCGGCAGTATGTTATTCGTAATGGCGCTGGTGTCTATTCCGCTGATGGATCGCCTAGGTCGACGGACTCTGCAGCTGGGCGGCCTTGCCGGTATGACCTTGTTTTCGGTCCTAATGACGGTAGCGTTCTTTACTTATGAAGATAACCAAACCATGAGCATATTTGCTGTTATTTTCACGTTGTTGTACGTGGGGTCCTTCGGCATGGGTCCGAGCTCGATCCCGTGGATGATCCTGTCGGAGATGTTCGGGCAGTCGGCGCGCAGTGCCGCCGTCAGCATCGGCGCGCTCGTCAACTGGTTCGCCAACTTCATCATCGGTATAACGTTCATTCCGATGAAGGATGCATtaggaaattatttatttttgccatATACAGGTCTCCTCATAATATTCTTTATATTTACGTATTTCAAGTTGCCCGAAACGAAGAATAAAACTATCGAGGAAGTAACGGCTCTATTCGCCTAA
- the LOC125236768 gene encoding glucose transporter type 1-like isoform X2, with translation MATEITGPLLYSVSAAVLGMLQFGYNTGVINAPREFIETFITDQYQTEESRSSFIFGIIVSIFAVGGMIGCPLASWVAEKQGRKMALLLNAAFGVIAAALMAFSKLAGSVEMIIIGRFLIGINCGFATTVSPTYVSEVAPLNLRGAFGTVNQLAVAFGLIFSQVLGIDAILGSDDGWPWLFGIALIPSGLQCLMVPFAAESPRFLLLTNGDEQKAITALVKIRGHPNIENEINDMNAEGNAEKQEKKFTVWDLISNRSLRTPLIIGIVMHLSQQWGGINAVLYYSSTIFEGAGLEPDEARLASIGVGSMLFVMALVSIPLMDRLGRRTLQLGGLAGMTLFSVLMTVAFFTYEDNQTMSIFAVIFTLLYVGSFGMGPSSIPWMILSEMFGQSARSAAVSIGALVNWFANFIIGITFIPMKDALGNYLFLPYTGLLIIFFIFTYFKLPETKNKTIEEVTALFA, from the coding sequence ATGGCTACAGAAATAACAGGCCCCCTGTTGTACTCGGTGAGCGCGGCCGTGCTGGGCATGCTCCAGTTCGGGTACAACACCGGCGTCATCAACGCGCCGCGCGAGTTCATCGAGACCTTCATCACTGACCAGTACCAGACTGAGGAAAGCCGCAGCTCTTTTATATTCGGTATAATTGTTTCCATCTTTGCCGTCGGAGGTATGATCGGCTGTCCGCTTGCTAGCTGGGTTGCGGAGAAACAAGGACGCAAAATGGCTCTCCTCCTCAATGCAGCATTTGGAGTTATCGCGGCCGCTTTAATGGCCTTCAGCAAGCTTGCCGGATCCGTAGAAATGATAATTATCGGTAGATTTCTTATCGGAATCAACTGTGGCTTTGCCACGACTGTTTCGCCTACTTACGTGTCTGAAGTGGCCCCATTAAATCTACGAGGGGCTTTTGGAACAGTCAATCAATTAGCAGTAGCTTTCGGCTTAATCTTTTCACAGGTTCTTGGCATAGATGCTATATTAGGGAGTGACGATGGTTGGCCCTGGCTGTTCGGCATTGCACTGATTCCTTCAGGTCTTCAATGCTTGATGGTACCTTTCGCTGCTGAATCGCCTAGGTTCCTTTTGCTCACAAATGGTGATGAACAAAAAGCCATAACGGCACTCGTTAAAATTAGAGGTCACCCAAATATTGAGAACGAGATTAACGACATGAACGCGGAAGGCAATGccgaaaaacaagaaaaaaagttTACCGTTTGGGATCTAATAAGCAACCGGTCCCTGCGCACTCCGCTTATAATCGGAATAGTTATGCATTTATCGCAGCAATGGGGAGGTATCAATGCTGTTTTGTATTATTCTTCAACTATTTTCGAAGGCGCGGGTCTGGAGCCTGATGAGGCCCGCTTGGCTTCTATCGGCGTCGGCAGTATGTTATTCGTAATGGCGCTGGTGTCTATTCCGCTGATGGATCGCCTAGGTCGACGGACTCTGCAGCTGGGCGGCCTTGCCGGTATGACCTTGTTTTCGGTCCTAATGACGGTAGCGTTCTTTACTTATGAAGATAACCAAACCATGAGCATATTTGCTGTTATTTTCACGTTGTTGTACGTGGGGTCCTTCGGCATGGGTCCGAGCTCGATCCCGTGGATGATCCTGTCGGAGATGTTCGGGCAGTCGGCGCGCAGTGCCGCCGTCAGCATCGGCGCGCTCGTCAACTGGTTCGCCAACTTCATCATCGGTATAACGTTCATTCCGATGAAGGATGCATtaggaaattatttatttttgccatATACAGGTCTCCTCATAATATTCTTTATATTTACGTATTTCAAGTTGCCCGAAACGAAGAATAAAACTATCGAGGAAGTAACGGCTCTATTCGCCTAA